DNA from Thermoleophilaceae bacterium:
CAACTTCCCCACCCGCTACCTCCTCAACGACGCCACCGTGCGCCTGGACATCCCGGTGGTCTCCGCCTCCATCCTGGGGTTCGACGGGCAGCTGTCGGTGTTCAAGCCCCACGACGGGCCCTGCTACCGCTGCCTCTACCCGACGCCGCCGCCGGCCGAGCTCGCGCCTTCGTGCGGGGCCAACGGCGTGCTCGGCGCGCTGCCGGGGACGATGGGGATGCTCCAGGCCACCGAGGTCGTGAAGCTGGTCATCGGCCAGGGCGAGCCGCTCGTCGGCCGGCTGCTCCTGTACGAGGCGCTCGGCGCCACGTTCACCGAGCTCAAGGTCCGGCGCGACCCCGGCTGCCCGGTCTGCTCGCGCGAGCCCGGGGACATCTCCGACGAGGAGATGGGCGTCTTCCCGGACTACGAGGCCTTCTGCGCCGCGTCCGGCTGAGCTAGGGTCCCCGCCGCACATGCCGCTCGCGAAGATCCCACCGGTCCTGCGCCCGTCCACCGGCGGCGAGAAGGAGGTGCCCGTCGAGGGCGCCACGGTGGGGGACGCCCTGCGTGCGCTGGCGGAGCTGCACCCCGACACCCAGCGCCAGCTGTTCGCCGAGGACGGTGCGCTCAACCGCTACGTCAACGTCTACCTCAACGACGAGGACGTGCGGGTGCTCGACGGGCTGGACACGCCCGCGAGCGACAAGGACACGCTCGTGATCCTTCCGGCCATGGCCGGCGGCTCCTGAGCGCAGGCGCGTTAGGCAACCCTAAGTTCGTCTACGCTGTGGCCCGTGCACCGGCGCCGCATCATCGTCGTACTGTCCGCCTTCGCCACTCTCCTCGTGGCGGCGCTCGCCGGCGTGGTGGCGCTCACGTCGGGCTCCTCCAGCGACGAGATCGTGGTCTACACGGCCCGCCTCCACTACGGGGAGGAGGAGGCGTTCCGCCGCTTCGCCGAGCGCAGCGGCAACGACGTCAGGCTCTTCGGCGGCGACGGGCCCGCGCTCAACGAGCGCCTGTCAGCCGAGGGCGCGGATACCGAGGCCGACGTCCTCATCACGGTCGACGGGGCCAACCTCCAGCAGGCCGTGCGGGAGGATCTGCTCCAGCCGGTGGAGTCGGGCGTTCTCCGCGACAGCATCCCCGAGCGCCTGCGCGATCCGCAGAACCGCTGGTTCGCCGTCACCACGCGCGCCCGCACGATCATGCGCAGCAGCGAGCGCGTGCCGGAGTCCGAGGCGCCGCAGACCTACGAGGAGCTCGGTGACGCGCGCTGGCGCGGGCGTGTGTGCCTGCGCACGAGCGACAGCGTCTACAACTCGTCATTCGTGGCCGACCGCCTCGCCAAGGACGGCCCCGAGGCCACCGAGCGCATGCTGCGCTCGTGGATGGAGAACGACCCGACCATTCTCGGCTCCGACGTGGACGTGCTCGAGGCGATCGCCGAGGGCGAGTGCGACATCGGCTTCACCAACCACTACTACCTCGGCCGCATCCTCGCCGACGACGCGGATTTCCCGGTGGCGCCCGTGTGGGCCGACCAGGCCGGCCGCGGCACGCACGTGAACTTCTCGGGCTTCGGGATCGTCAAGCACGCCGACAACGTGGGCGGCGCCCGTGAGCTCGTGGAGTACCTCGCCAGCCCGGAGGCGCAGTCGCTGTTCGCCGACACCAACAGCGAGTTCCCCGCCAATCCCGAGGCCGAGCTGCCGGCGCACATCGCCGATTGGGCCGGCTTCGAGGTGGACCCGATCGACGTCGAGGCCGACGCCGGGGCTCAGGCGGACGCGGTGGAGCTCATGAACGACGTGGGGTGGGAGTAGCGTCCGGAGCCCCGGCGGCGGCGCCTCCCGCGCGCCGCCGTCTCCCCCGGTTCGACGGCTGGGCCGCCGCGGGGATGGTCGTGGCGCTGCTCGTGGCGGCGCCACTGCTGGTCCTGCCGGGCGCGTTCCTCGATCCGCGCGTGGACGTCTGGTGGGGCGTGACGGGCGGCATTCTCCCCGAGGTCCTGCTGAACACCGCGCTGGTGGGCGGCGGGGTGGGGGCGGGCACCTTCGTGCTGGGCACCTCGCTGGCGTTGCTGGTGTCCTTCTATGAATTCCCCGGCCGGCGCGTGCTCGACTGGGCGCTGATCCTGCCGCTGGCCCTTCCCGCGTACGTCATGACCTTCGTGTACCTCGGGCAGGCCGGATTCGACCTCCCGCTGCGCACCACCGGCGGGGCGGTCGCGATCCTCACGCTCGCGCTCTACCCCTACGTCTACCTGCTGGCGCGGGCGGCGTTCCGCGGCCAGTCGGGGAACGTGATCGAGGCTGCCCGCAGCCTGGGCGCCGGCCGTCTGAGCGCGATCGTGCGGGTGGCCCTGCCGATGGCACGACCGGCGCTGGCGGCGGGCACGCTCCTGGCCGTGATGGAGGCCCTGGCCGACTTCGGCTCGGTGCAGCTGCTCGGCGTGAAGACCTTCACCGTGGCCATCTACCAGGTGTGGTTCGGCGCCTTCGACCGCCTGGCCGCCACCCAGCTCGCCACCCTGCTCATGGGGCTCACGCTCGCCCTGTTCGCGCTGGAGCGCCTGGCCCGCGGGCGCTCGCGCTTCGAGCAGCAGGCGGGCCGCGCGGCCGGGGTCGCGCGTGTGAGGCTGCACGGGCCGCGCGCGTGGCTGGCCGCGGCGTTCCCCACGGCCGTACTGGCGGTCGCCTTCGTCGACCCCGTCGCGCAGCTGGTGGTCTGGTCCTTCTCCTCGCTCGACGAGCCGCTCGTGCGCTCGGGCTTCGGCACCTGGGCGCGCAACAGCATCGTGCTGGCGGTTGTGGCGGCGCTGGTCGCGGTGCCGGTGGCGATGACGCTCGTATACGGGCTGAGGGTGGCGCCGTCGCGGGTGGGCCGTGCCGCCACGCGGGTGGCGTCGGTGGGCTACGGCGTGCCGGGCTCGGTTGTGGCCGTGGCCGCGCTGGTGTCCCTCGCGTGGGTGGACCACCGGCTGCAGGACGCCGGCGCCCTCGTCGGCATCTCGCTGGGCCTGCTGCTCACCGGCACGGCGCTCGGGCTTGTGTTCGCCTACGTCGTGCGCTTCCTCGCCCTGGCCTTCCAGAGCCTCGAGTCCCAGATGGCCCGCCTTTCCCCCAACCTCGACGCCGCGGCCCGCAGCCTCGGCGCCGACCGCCTCGAGGTCATGTGGCGCGTGCACATGCCGCTGATGCGCGTGGGTCTGCTGGTGGCCGGGCTGCTCGTGTTCGTGGAGACGATGAAGGAGCTGCCCGCCACCGTGCTGCTGCGTCCGTTCGGCGGCGACACGCTGGCGGTGGCCGTGTGGCAGTCCACCACCGAGTCGCTGTGGGAGGCCGCCGCGCTGCCCGCGCTCGCGATCGTGGCGGTGGGGCTGCTGCCGGTGGTCCTGCTGATGCGGGTGCTCGACCGCACGGGCAGGCGCGACCTCGTCGGGGGCTAGCAACGCCGGGAATCCTGCCCGGCGACCTGATGCTGTCTCGGCGTCCTGCCTGCGGTGACCGGGGCCGCTTCGCGGCCCTACCGGGGCTCTTCGTCCACGGCCTTGCGCAGCGCCACGCCCGTGGCCAGGGTGGCCGCGCCGATCGCCGCGGTGGCCGCCGTGTCGAGGCCGGTGAACGGCAGGGCGTCGCCACCGGCCACGCCGCCTGCCGCCGTGGCGCCCGCCACGCCGGACTCGTCGCCGGCCTCGCCGCCTTCGGCCGTGACGCCCTGCACGGCACCCTCGCCGCCTTCGGCCGGCCCTGCGGCCTCGGTGCCCAGCACGGCGCCCTCGCCGCCCGCTGAGCTGCGCACCTCGATGCCGCCCACCCCGCCGCCACCGCCGGGCGAAGCGGGCGCGGTTGCGAGCAGCGCGCCGCCGCCCGCCACTCCGAGCTGTCGCATGAGCATCGGCGCAGCGTCACCGGTGAGCTGCGTGAGCGTGCCGTAATCCTCGATGTGCGGCTCTTCGTACCGACGAGCCGCGCCCCCTGCCCTGTCTTCCATGTGCGACCTCCTGATCGCACCCCGCAGACTACCCCCTCGGCCCGTCCTCAAACCAGGGGAAGCCGTACTACACTTTCTGAAGCGATGCTCGAGCCCCGCCTCGACAACCGGCCCTGCGGGGGGCGCTACGGCGACATCGTGCAGGCGATCGGCAACACGCCGCTCGTCGAGCTCAAGCGGCTGTCGCCCAAGCCCGGGGTGCGAGTCTGGGTCAAGCTCGAGAGCCACAATCCCACGGGCTCGGTCAAGGACCGCGTTGCCCGCGCGATGATCGAGGAGGCCGAGGCCGCCGGCGCCATCCGCCCGGGTCAGACCATCCTCGAGCCCACGTCGGGCAACACCGGCATCTCACTGGCCATGATCTGCGCCCGCAAGGGCTACCCGCTCGAGGTCGTGATGCCGGACAACGTCACGGAGGAGCGCACCCAGCTCCTGACCATGTACGGCGCGAAGATCACGAACTCGCCCGGCGAGCAGGGCTCCAACGGCGCCGTGGCCAAGGCGCTGGAGATGGCCGAGGCGGACGCCCGCTACTACATGCCGTACCAGTACGGGAACGAGGCCAACCCGCGCGCCCACTACGACGGCACGGCGGTCGAGATCCTCGAGGAGCTCGACGAGGTGTCCGCGTTCGTGGCGGGGCTCGGCACCGGCGGCACGCTCATGGGCAACGGCCGCCGCTTCAAGGAGGAGAACGACGACACGCTGATCGTCGCCGCCGAGCCGCTCCAGGGCGAGCTCGTGCAGGGCCTGCGCTCGCTCGACGACGGCTTCATCCCCCCGATCATCGACCTCACCCTCCTGGACCGGAAGATCTTCGTGTCCAACCGCGACGCGGTGGTGTGGACCAAGAAGCTGCTCGCGGAGGAGGGGCTCTTCGCCGGCGTCTCCACCGGCGCCGTGGCCGCCATCGCCGTGCGCGTGGCGAGGAATCTCGACGAGGGCAACGTCGTCTTCGTGGCCCCCGACGGCGGCTGGAAGTACCTGAGCTCCGGCGTCTACTCGAAGACGATCGAGGAGCTCGAGGCGGACGGCACCCTGGAGTCCGCCGCCTTCTGGTAGCGCGGCCGTCGGTGAGCACAGCCCCACGAGCGCTTCCGGCAGCGAGCCAGGGGGCGAGCT
Protein-coding regions in this window:
- a CDS encoding iron ABC transporter permease, which encodes MGVASGAPAAAPPARRRLPRFDGWAAAGMVVALLVAAPLLVLPGAFLDPRVDVWWGVTGGILPEVLLNTALVGGGVGAGTFVLGTSLALLVSFYEFPGRRVLDWALILPLALPAYVMTFVYLGQAGFDLPLRTTGGAVAILTLALYPYVYLLARAAFRGQSGNVIEAARSLGAGRLSAIVRVALPMARPALAAGTLLAVMEALADFGSVQLLGVKTFTVAIYQVWFGAFDRLAATQLATLLMGLTLALFALERLARGRSRFEQQAGRAAGVARVRLHGPRAWLAAAFPTAVLAVAFVDPVAQLVVWSFSSLDEPLVRSGFGTWARNSIVLAVVAALVAVPVAMTLVYGLRVAPSRVGRAATRVASVGYGVPGSVVAVAALVSLAWVDHRLQDAGALVGISLGLLLTGTALGLVFAYVVRFLALAFQSLESQMARLSPNLDAAARSLGADRLEVMWRVHMPLMRVGLLVAGLLVFVETMKELPATVLLRPFGGDTLAVAVWQSTTESLWEAAALPALAIVAVGLLPVVLLMRVLDRTGRRDLVGG
- a CDS encoding extracellular solute-binding protein — translated: MHRRRIIVVLSAFATLLVAALAGVVALTSGSSSDEIVVYTARLHYGEEEAFRRFAERSGNDVRLFGGDGPALNERLSAEGADTEADVLITVDGANLQQAVREDLLQPVESGVLRDSIPERLRDPQNRWFAVTTRARTIMRSSERVPESEAPQTYEELGDARWRGRVCLRTSDSVYNSSFVADRLAKDGPEATERMLRSWMENDPTILGSDVDVLEAIAEGECDIGFTNHYYLGRILADDADFPVAPVWADQAGRGTHVNFSGFGIVKHADNVGGARELVEYLASPEAQSLFADTNSEFPANPEAELPAHIADWAGFEVDPIDVEADAGAQADAVELMNDVGWE
- a CDS encoding ubiquitin-like small modifier protein 1, encoding MPLAKIPPVLRPSTGGEKEVPVEGATVGDALRALAELHPDTQRQLFAEDGALNRYVNVYLNDEDVRVLDGLDTPASDKDTLVILPAMAGGS
- a CDS encoding cysteine synthase produces the protein MLEPRLDNRPCGGRYGDIVQAIGNTPLVELKRLSPKPGVRVWVKLESHNPTGSVKDRVARAMIEEAEAAGAIRPGQTILEPTSGNTGISLAMICARKGYPLEVVMPDNVTEERTQLLTMYGAKITNSPGEQGSNGAVAKALEMAEADARYYMPYQYGNEANPRAHYDGTAVEILEELDEVSAFVAGLGTGGTLMGNGRRFKEENDDTLIVAAEPLQGELVQGLRSLDDGFIPPIIDLTLLDRKIFVSNRDAVVWTKKLLAEEGLFAGVSTGAVAAIAVRVARNLDEGNVVFVAPDGGWKYLSSGVYSKTIEELEADGTLESAAFW